AGCTTAGAGAAGATATTGAAATTATGCCTACTATATTTTCACTTTGGGGAATGTTATCTGGCATTATACAGACAGCAGCAAATAAAGAAGCTTATATCAAACAAGAAGTAAAGCTTTCTAAACATGAATTTCTTAAATACGGATTTGATATGCTTTATCGCTCTATTTCTAAATAGATAAGATAAATCTACAAATATATAGCTTCTTATAATAAACATTATTACTTTGTATATTTTGATATATCTGAAATTCTATTAAAACAAAAATGACAATCAACTTTAGAGATATTCAAAACAATTACCAAATACTCTAACTAAAAGGATTGAGAGGTATTAGAAATGAAAATAAGCAAGAAAAAAATCATTTATCGCATTATCGTTATAGTCCTACTGATAGGACTTGCATGTCTTGGAATATATTTAAAACAAGTTAAAGATTACAAACAAACAGTGGAAAATATGACCTTCAAAAAAATAAATATTTCCGACATTGCTGATGGAACCTATGTTGGAGAATGTAATGTAAATATCATATCTGCTAAAGTAGAAGTCACTGTAAAAAGTGGTAAAATTTCAGAGATTAATCTTTTGGAACATAAAAATGACCGAGGAAAAACAGCAGAAAAAGTTATTGATAAAGTACTTAACAAGCAAAAAGTAGATGTAGATGCTGTATCAGGTGCAACAAATTCAAGTAAAGTCATAAAAAAAGCAATCGAAAATGCCCTTACAAAAGGATAACTATACTTAAGAAGTTTCTGTAAGAGTAAAAATACTGTTTTTGAATAGCTGTACCAGTTTTTGATATAATAAAAGCAAGAAGAACTACAATCTATTTCGTCATATAGTGAAGTTCATAATTAAATAAAGCTATTTGAACTTATGAAACTTGATTTTAAAATCAAATTCTCAGCCACTTTTACTCTTACCACGAGTTGAGTGGCTTTTTACTTTTATAAATACTTTACAAATTAAGTAAAATATTAAACTAGCAACAATACCAGCTATTACATTAAGTAAAAAGTTATTCATACTTAGTGATAAAATAATATTTTTTATGAAACAAGTCAAATAATTGATATAAATTATCATTTTCTGTTGAAAATTACATTCATGCATGCTATACTTAATTGCATAAATGGTAATAAATGTCATATGATTTTACAATTCTATTAATAATAATTATTATTAACTTTTAATTTTTTGAAATGAATATCAAGAATTTTCTAAAACATAGGAGAATTCTCTAAAACATAATAGAATTATTAAAATATAAAATAATTATATAGACTATATAAAACACATAAAACTATACAAAAGTATATAGGGCTATACAAAAGCATATAGGACTCTCCAAATATAATAGAACTGTATAATACTACTTTTGTAAAACATATACTCTATTTTAACATTTATTACTCTATACATAAGATATATAAATAAAATTTAACTTAATGAAAGGATAAGATAAAATGAATATTTTAAAAATGAAAAAAACAGGGATATTTTTAGGAGGAGTACTTTTAGGTACTGTAGGTGTCAAAATACTTTCAAGTGATTGTGTAAAAAAATCTTGTACTAAAGCAACTGCTGGAGCGTTGAAAGTTAAGGATTCTGTTCTCGAGACAACTACTAAAATCCAAGAAAATATGGAAGATATTTTAGCTGAAGCAAAAGAAATCAATGAACTAGAAGAATTATCTTCATCTAAAACAAAAAATTTACAAGAAGCTCCTATAGTTGAAGCTACAAAGCCTGAAGAAGAAAATGTACAAACTGTAGAAAAAAATACTGATTCTAATAGCATTAAATGTGAAGACATCAAGGAAAATGGTACTGTAGAAAAAAATAGTACTTGCACAGCAGAATAAATTTAACGATTATTATGGTTAATACTATCAGGTGTTATGATTAATAATATCAAGTATTATGATTAATAGTATCAGGAGGAAGTAAATTGAATCTTTATATAAAGCATGAAATCAGAGGTCGTATACGTTTTGATTTACAGCTTGGTAAATTGAATAACAAACAGGCAGATACTCTACTATATTATTTGACTTCTATAAATGGCGTTACCAAAGCAAAAGTTTATGATAGAACTGGTGATGCTGTTATTTATTACACTGGTAAAAGAAACTCGATAATAAAAGAAATCACTAAGTTTAGTTTTAACAATAGTGAAATAGAAAAATTAGTCCCTGAACACACTGGTAGAGAGTTAAATAATTATTACAGAGATAAATTAGTAAATAAGCTATTGGTAAAGAGTGTATCTAAGATATTTTTCCCAAAATCTTTAAGATTTTTTTTTATAGGACTTCACTCTATAAAATATTTCAAAAAAGGTATCTCCTCTTTATTAAATAAAAAGATAGAAATTTCTGTTTTGGATGCAACTGCAATAGGTATCTCCATTTTTAGAAAAGACGTAAACACAGCTGGGTCAGTGATGTTTCTTCTTGGTATAGGCGAACTACTAGAAGAATGGACTAGAAAAAAATCTATAGATGATTTAGCTCAAAGTATGTCATTAAATATTGAAAAAGTATGGTTAAAAAAGGATGATACTGAAATTTTAGTTCCAATTTCAGAAATAAAAGAAAACGATTTAGTTAGTGTAAATATGGGAAATATGATTCCATTAGATGGAGTTATTATGTCTGGAGAAGCGATGATTAATCAAGCATCTCTTACAGGTGAATCTCTTGCAGTTAATAAAAGAGAAGGCTCTTACATCTATGCTGGGACTGTAATAGAACAAGGTAATATTGTAATGTGTGTAAAAGAAAAGGCTGGTACTACCAGATTTCAAAAAATTGTAACTATGATTGAAGAATCTGAGAAACTTAAGTCTTCTGTAGAAGGAAAATTTGAACACTTAGCAGATACCTTAGTTCCATATAGTTTTTTAGGAACTCTATTTACTTATGCGGTTACTAGAAGCCCTATAAAAGCACTTTCTATTTTGATGGTAGATTTTTCTTGTGCATTAAAACTCTCTATTCCTATTTCTGTATTATCAGCTATGAGAGAATGTAACAATTATAATATTGCTGTAAAAGGTGGGAAATTCCTTGAAAATGTCGCATATGCAGATACTATTGTGTTTGATAAAACGGGCACATTGACAAAGGCTCAGCCAACTGTTTCAGATATAATTACCTTCCAAGATTATAATAAAAAAGATATGTTAAGACTAGCTGCTTGTTTAGAGGAACATTTTCCACATTCTATAGCTAATGCAGTAGTTCATGAAGCTGAAAAACAAGGTCTCAGTCATAAAGAAATGCATACAGAAGTAGAATATATTATTGCACATGGTATTTCAACAAAAGTTGATAATAAAAAGGTCATAATAGGTAGTAAGCACTTCGTATTTGAAGATGAAAAATGTATTATACCAGATGGCGAGGAGTATAAATATAATAATCTTTCAGACGAATATTCTCACCTATTTATGGCAATATCAGGAAAATTATCAGCTGTTATTTGTATCAGTGACCCTTTACGAGCAGAAGCTAAAGATGTAATTTCAAACTTAAGACAATATGGACTCAAAAAAATTGTAATGATGACTGGTGATAGTGAAAAAACAGCTAAGTCTATAGCTAGTAAAATTGGAGTGGATGAATATTATTCAGAAGTTCTACCAGAGGACAAAGCCAATTTTATTAAAGAGGAGAAGCTAAAAGGTCGTAAAGTTATTATGATTGGCGATGGAATCAACGACTCCCCTGCTATCTCTGAGTCAGATGTTGGAATTGCAATGAGTGAAGGTGCTGAAATAGCAAGAGAAATTTCAGATATTACTATATCAGCTGATAATTTAAATAATCTAATTACTTTAAAACAGATTAGCAATAAACTTATGAAAAGAATTGGTTTAAGTTCTAAATTTATCATTGCTTTCAACTTAGGTCTGATTTTTCTTGGTGTAGGTGGATTTATTAGACCAAGTACATCTGCATTTTTACATAATGCTTCTACTGTTGGAATAAGTTTAAACAGTATGACAAATTTATTGGATAAACCTAATACTTATAGCTACAATTAGACCCCACTGTATAACACATTCCACATAAAAAATTTATAATTCATATTAAAAAAAGCACTTTTAAACAATAATATTTAAAAGTGCTTTTTTGGTAAATTTCAATAATATTTCTACTTCACTACCATAATATTTCTACTTCACTACTAAAAAAATCCTTCCTTAAATCCCACTTCAAACTGCTATATTTCAATCAATCTCTGTTCATAGCATTTTAGTTCATTTTGTTTTAGATAGTTAAATTCAGACTCTACATAAATACCACAACCAATAAACTCAATTGTTAGATTTGGTATATTCTCTTTTAATATACTCATCTGTCCATATACAATTTTTTCCCACAAATCAGCCTGTAATATAGAGAAATACTTCATAATTTCTCCATCATTCTCTATATCTTTTTTAATTTCAGACCAATTTTTTAGCAAGACTCCTCTTTTATCAATATATCCAAGTTTCTTAAAGCTATCTATACTCTGGTTCCATGCATCTTTACTACTCTTCTCAAAATATGACTCTAGCTTTTTATTCTGTTCATTTGTCAATAAATCATAAGAAAGCTTCTTGTTAAAATGTGCTCTCAAAGAAAGCTTAGCCATAGAATATGGACTTCTACCAGAGTTTAATCCCGCATTTTTAAACTTTTCTATTCCTTTATCTTCTATTGAAGACCAGATAGAATTTACTGAATCTGAATCATCATCTTTCCTATATTTAACATCCAAGCCATGTGTAATATCGATATAATTTTGTGGGAATACATATTGATAGTACGTATCTTTGTTATCATCATATAGAGAAAAATATCCTTTATCATATAAATGCATATGTACGTTTATGTTTAAACTATCATCTAAAATATTTCGTCTAAGATTAGGTATATTTGCATAAATAGTTACATATTTAACTGCATCATAGTTTTGATTTATTGGAATCTTAAAGCTAATTTCTTCTCCTGTCAAAAGCTTTTTCACTTCTTCTTCATTACAATCATATAAAGAAAATGTATTTTCAAATCCCACACGTGATTTTCCAGCCAAACTTCCTGCTAATGGTATTTTCAAAATATGATTGTCTGTTTTTTGCCATTGATAAGTATCTTGAGCTAAAAACTCTTTAATTTGTCTATTTTGTTCCTTTGCCTGCTTTAGCACCTCATCTTCATTTTCTGTTATCCCTACATGGCATCTATTTAAGATATTTACTATATTGCTTCCAAATGGAAACGTCCATAATTGAAAAGCTGCTGCCTCCACTTGGCACAAATATCTAATCTGATTCAATTCAATTTGATGAATAAGCTTTTTCTGATACTCATTCATTTGATTACCACTGTCTGACATTTGATAAATCAGTTCTCCAATTGCAAGATTGTCTTTTTTCTTGTCAATCTTATCAGTAATAATAATCTGAGCATCCATCATATCCTGTACTTTTTTGAAAATTCCCGAAATATCCTCTGCATTTTCCATTTTCAAGCTTTCAAACTTCTTACTTAACTCAGTTAGGACATCTTTCATTTTTAGTCTGCTTATCTCATTTTCAAAAATATCTTGGTTTTTAACTGTAGTATCAAATCCGTCTACAAATGGTATAATAGATTCTTTCAATGTTTTGTCTTTGAACTCTGCCATCTGAGTATTTAAATTATCTAGCTTTTTAATATTATCCTCTTTTGTCTCAATCGCATCTTTAACTACTTTTATCTTATCTTCAAAGCTAGCTTTTACATTTAGGCAATTATTAACACTACTAATTGCTGTATTGATAAAAGAACAACTTGCACTACCAATACTTAATGCATTTTTAATAGTAGCTGTTCGTTGCTGTCTTTCAATAGAGGCTTTACACTTCTCTAGTGCAGCTAATTTATCTTTTTGTTGTTTATTACTATAATTTGCTTCCAACATACCCATTTCTTTTTTCTGAATGTTTGAGTATATTTTTTCATACTCGCCATCAGCCAAACCATTTTTTGCTGTTGCAATGTCATTTTCTTTTCCTTGGTAGTCACTATTGTCTAAAGACTTAGTCATAATCTCTTTAATCTTATTAAAATTATCTATTTTTCCATCATCAACACCGACTAGTTTATTTGTCATTGCCCCTAAAGCATTCTTTCTATCTTCATTTAACTGAGTTCCAAGAACAAAACTCATACCTTCAGAATCCATTTTGAAATCTGAAAAACTAATCATTCTGTTAGTCCATTGGTACTCTTCTTCCTTAGCTGAAAGATTTTCTTTTAAAGATTTCGCACTATCAAAAGCTCCTAAACATGCTTGACCAACACCACTTAATGATGTTAGTAAACTCAACGCACTCTGTATTCCAGAAAGAATTAACTGTGTTTTCATTTGTTCCTGAAGTTTTTCCTTCTTTTCATTTAGTTTCTTTATATCTTCTTTTTCATCTTCTTTTAGCTTTAGAATTTCTTGAATCAACAGATTCATTTTTGCTCCAACAGAAAGCATTTTATTTTCAAGCTCTTTTTTCAAAACTTCTATTTGTTGATTCCCTGAGTCAATTTGAGTTAAGACACTTTCCTTATAAGTATTGAAATATGCCTCTTTTAATTCTTCTTTCTTTCCTTGTTCTAATTCTTTTAAAGTCTTCTCTAGGTAATCTGTCAGAGTACGAATATCTGTAACACGATTTCCTCCAATTTCATCTTCTTCTATCATCTGCATATAAAATGCTGATTTCTGCTCTAATGCAAATAAAATCATGCTCCATTCACTAAAACTCTGCTTTTCTTTTACAAGAGTTTCTATTCTATTAGACTGCATCAATTTATTTATAAGGTAGTCATAAATTTCTTTTGCTTCTTGATAAAATTCTTTCTTTGCATGCATGTCATCTAAAGAAATTACGTCTTTGTTTTTCTTATCAAATTTATAATATTTCTGAAGAATTTCTCTATTTAACTGCATTTCCACTTTCTCAACCGCATTAAAAATCTCATAAATATGTGAAATTTCTAAAATATCCGCTTCTAAAATTCCTACTGCACACAAAAGTTTAAGGTTTCTATATCCTTTACTTCCAGAAAAACCAAATCTTTCAAAGAATTGATAGAAAAATGTATCCATTGATAGAGAATACTGCTGCTTTAGCAATTCGTTTTCTACTAATGATTTTCCAGGATGACCTTCTTTTCCCTGTGCCCCATCTAGACCTGAATCTGCAAGTTTTTTAATTGTCCAGTCTTTGTGTTTTGCATAAAGCGCATCTAATGCCTTTCCATCATCTGCTGTTTCCTTACTGTCTGAACCACGCCCTATCACATATCTATCAAAATAGTAATAGTTTCTGTCACTATCATCTATTGGAGTAGAAATCCCTATATATCTTATCGTTTCTTCAAAAATTCCTCGGATTCCTCCAAGACCTCCAGCTCCACCTGCTCCTCCAGAACCACCTTTTCCAGCTAAGCCATGTCTTCCATCTCTTTTGCTTATAGAATTTTTTAGAACTGTTGCTTCTCCAAGGAGATAAATCTGCCCAGCCTTACTTCCAAGACCAGCATTTCCACCATCTCCACCTGTTCCTCCAGTATTTCCTTGTTTTCCTTTTTCAGCTTCTACTATATAGTATTTTGTACTGTTCTCCTTAGTGAACTCTTTTTTCTCTGGTTTAGAACCTAGTTTTGCATTTGCTCCAGCTATTCCAGGTGCTCCTGTTTCTCCTACTTTTCCATCTTGACCATTTCCACCTTGTCCACCATCAGTATAAAGCTTA
This sequence is a window from Clostridioides difficile. Protein-coding genes within it:
- a CDS encoding FMN-binding protein, which translates into the protein MKISKKKIIYRIIVIVLLIGLACLGIYLKQVKDYKQTVENMTFKKINISDIADGTYVGECNVNIISAKVEVTVKSGKISEINLLEHKNDRGKTAEKVIDKVLNKQKVDVDAVSGATNSSKVIKKAIENALTKG
- a CDS encoding DUF6110 family protein, with the translated sequence MNILKMKKTGIFLGGVLLGTVGVKILSSDCVKKSCTKATAGALKVKDSVLETTTKIQENMEDILAEAKEINELEELSSSKTKNLQEAPIVEATKPEEENVQTVEKNTDSNSIKCEDIKENGTVEKNSTCTAE
- a CDS encoding heavy metal translocating P-type ATPase; protein product: MNLYIKHEIRGRIRFDLQLGKLNNKQADTLLYYLTSINGVTKAKVYDRTGDAVIYYTGKRNSIIKEITKFSFNNSEIEKLVPEHTGRELNNYYRDKLVNKLLVKSVSKIFFPKSLRFFFIGLHSIKYFKKGISSLLNKKIEISVLDATAIGISIFRKDVNTAGSVMFLLGIGELLEEWTRKKSIDDLAQSMSLNIEKVWLKKDDTEILVPISEIKENDLVSVNMGNMIPLDGVIMSGEAMINQASLTGESLAVNKREGSYIYAGTVIEQGNIVMCVKEKAGTTRFQKIVTMIEESEKLKSSVEGKFEHLADTLVPYSFLGTLFTYAVTRSPIKALSILMVDFSCALKLSIPISVLSAMRECNNYNIAVKGGKFLENVAYADTIVFDKTGTLTKAQPTVSDIITFQDYNKKDMLRLAACLEEHFPHSIANAVVHEAEKQGLSHKEMHTEVEYIIAHGISTKVDNKKVIIGSKHFVFEDEKCIIPDGEEYKYNNLSDEYSHLFMAISGKLSAVICISDPLRAEAKDVISNLRQYGLKKIVMMTGDSEKTAKSIASKIGVDEYYSEVLPEDKANFIKEEKLKGRKVIMIGDGINDSPAISESDVGIAMSEGAEIAREISDITISADNLNNLITLKQISNKLMKRIGLSSKFIIAFNLGLIFLGVGGFIRPSTSAFLHNASTVGISLNSMTNLLDKPNTYSYN
- a CDS encoding 50S ribosome-binding GTPase gives rise to the protein MANELYNGIINLLEDGRNELERYNLEEKSILLFLGASGVGKSTCINYLKGCEMEEKIDAETGQVYITSKDSAVDIGNGVYSKTLCPEAVDIENKAFSLCDCPGFFDNRGAEYMIAGAMLVRETISASSNVKGIVVILDYQSLLDSRHTLLIDTAKNLKDMFNEYTQYKENFFFLINKIPKSLSSSVTKEKVRNILKKVKEDLDSQEKDYEGYRELVYLLNVILSDNVSIELCNPLDTKPENLLGELEKLPATFKKTDMGLMLTASCKIEVQKAVDITYKELEKLLPSYIESVKKALEDSISILSSIENLKEKKAQLEQMSQRLDKTNSIEGLMSFVQELFYGDGVQKVNILEKIRLALELNSYCRETNIVGLSELLKSLLNTTLEDTLKCIKYWIAEKELEEEEAEKLLDAEYRREKIQNCTYIKSYGKEKVLSIYIPVPKVNLSDLTKVISDYKLNELSSIYMYGECELKVDCDMKKEVFSGKNIVLLVEKLCIPKGSYSINVSGNDAKQLDGVNSIYNGMNGRAGNNAGTSGDILISFKQIEKEGELKLYTDGGQGGNGQDGKVGETGAPGIAGANAKLGSKPEKKEFTKENSTKYYIVEAEKGKQGNTGGTGGDGGNAGLGSKAGQIYLLGEATVLKNSISKRDGRHGLAGKGGSGGAGGAGGLGGIRGIFEETIRYIGISTPIDDSDRNYYYFDRYVIGRGSDSKETADDGKALDALYAKHKDWTIKKLADSGLDGAQGKEGHPGKSLVENELLKQQYSLSMDTFFYQFFERFGFSGSKGYRNLKLLCAVGILEADILEISHIYEIFNAVEKVEMQLNREILQKYYKFDKKNKDVISLDDMHAKKEFYQEAKEIYDYLINKLMQSNRIETLVKEKQSFSEWSMILFALEQKSAFYMQMIEEDEIGGNRVTDIRTLTDYLEKTLKELEQGKKEELKEAYFNTYKESVLTQIDSGNQQIEVLKKELENKMLSVGAKMNLLIQEILKLKEDEKEDIKKLNEKKEKLQEQMKTQLILSGIQSALSLLTSLSGVGQACLGAFDSAKSLKENLSAKEEEYQWTNRMISFSDFKMDSEGMSFVLGTQLNEDRKNALGAMTNKLVGVDDGKIDNFNKIKEIMTKSLDNSDYQGKENDIATAKNGLADGEYEKIYSNIQKKEMGMLEANYSNKQQKDKLAALEKCKASIERQQRTATIKNALSIGSASCSFINTAISSVNNCLNVKASFEDKIKVVKDAIETKEDNIKKLDNLNTQMAEFKDKTLKESIIPFVDGFDTTVKNQDIFENEISRLKMKDVLTELSKKFESLKMENAEDISGIFKKVQDMMDAQIIITDKIDKKKDNLAIGELIYQMSDSGNQMNEYQKKLIHQIELNQIRYLCQVEAAAFQLWTFPFGSNIVNILNRCHVGITENEDEVLKQAKEQNRQIKEFLAQDTYQWQKTDNHILKIPLAGSLAGKSRVGFENTFSLYDCNEEEVKKLLTGEEISFKIPINQNYDAVKYVTIYANIPNLRRNILDDSLNINVHMHLYDKGYFSLYDDNKDTYYQYVFPQNYIDITHGLDVKYRKDDDSDSVNSIWSSIEDKGIEKFKNAGLNSGRSPYSMAKLSLRAHFNKKLSYDLLTNEQNKKLESYFEKSSKDAWNQSIDSFKKLGYIDKRGVLLKNWSEIKKDIENDGEIMKYFSILQADLWEKIVYGQMSILKENIPNLTIEFIGCGIYVESEFNYLKQNELKCYEQRLIEI